A single genomic interval of Rhododendron vialii isolate Sample 1 chromosome 3a, ASM3025357v1 harbors:
- the LOC131319909 gene encoding uncharacterized protein LOC131319909 yields MEKQVLDYMLVPTGLLLMVAYHVWLFYQVVKHPSTTVIGINAVNRRFWVRAMMEDASKNGVLAVQTLRNNIMASTLLASTAIMLSSLIAVLMSNGSGNSPAKFVYGDHSDLGFSIKFFSILVCFLVAFLLNVQSIRYYSHASILINVPLEKNCRGNPDGCRRRLHLTAEYVGRTVNRGSYFWSLGLRAFYFSFPLFLWIFGPIPMFVCCVVLVFLLYFLDVTFDFGWVVDEDHCKEDEEINGASNKC; encoded by the exons ATGGAGAAACAAGTTCTTGATTATATGCTAGTTCCAACTGGGCTCCTCCTAATGGTGGCTTACCACGTCTGGCTCTTCTATCAGGTGGTGAAGCACCCCTCCACCACAGTCATTGGCATCAACGCCGTCAACCGCCGCTTCTGGGTTCGTGCTATGATGGAG GACGCGTCAAAGAACGGGGTTTTGGCAGTGCAAACCCTGAGAAACAACATAATGGCATCCACCCTTCTAGCCTCCACAGCCATAATGCTCAGCTCCCTCATCGCCGTCCTGATGAGCAACGGCAGCGGCAACAGCCCGGCCAAATTTGTCTACGGCGACCACAGCGATCTGGGATTCTCGATAAAGTTCTTCTCCATATTAGTGTGCTTCTTGGTAGCATTCTTGCTCAACGTGCAGTCGATACGGTACTACAGCCATGCCAGCATCCTCATCAACGTGCCGTTGGAAAAGAACTGCCGTGGAAATCCCGATGGATGTCGCCGGAGACTGCATTTGACGGCGGAGTACGTGGGCAGGACGGTGAACAGGGGAAGCTACTTCTGGTCGTTGGGGTTGAGGGCGTTCTACTTCTCTTTCCCTCTGTTCCTTTGGATCTTCGGGCCGATTCCCATGTTTGTTTGCTGTGTTGTTCTGGTTTTCTTGCTGTATTTTCTTGATGTCACCTTCGATTTCGGGTGGGTTGTCGACGAGGATCATTGCAAGGAGGATGAGGAGATCAATGGAGCAAGCAACAAATGCTAA
- the LOC131319910 gene encoding probable ribonuclease P/MRP protein subunit POP5, with product MVGFKNRFMVMEVFLDPNRDVSAVDPIIITQFNVSKAIKDSLLENFGECGLASSLQSFQVKYVNPITKLCIIRASREEYQKVWSATTMVRSIGNCPVVFNLLDLSGSMKACKDAALKCDELKFEHYKLLVGASITAEVNQQMQNSLEKIKTLEH from the exons ATGGTGGGATTCAAAAATAGGTTTATGGTGATGGAGGTTTTTCTGGATCCTAATAGAGATGTTTCAGCTGTCGATCCCATCATTATTACCCAATTTAATGTGTCAAAAGCAATCAAAGACAGCCTTCTTGAAAATTTTGGAGAGTGTGGTCTAGCTTCATCACTTCAATCGTTTCAAG TCAAGTACGTGAATCCAATTACAAAGCTATGCATCATCAGAGCATCAAGGGAGGAGTACCAAAAAGTTTGGTCCGCAACAACCATGGTCAGGAGTATAGGAAATTGCCCAGTGGTTTTCAACCTATTGGATCTTAGTG GAAGTATGAAGGCCTGTAAAGATGCAGCTTTGAAGTGTGATGAGTTGAAATTTGAGCACTACAAGCTTCTTGTGGGAGCTAGCATTACAGCTGAAGTCAACCAGCAGATGCAGAATTCGCTTGAGAAGATTAAAACTTTGGAACACTGA
- the LOC131319912 gene encoding DNA-binding protein BIN4 isoform X1 — protein sequence MSDSREESPDWLRAFEAPTRSVLTLSSGSEASPHGSPLADDRTNDKEPSPGETSQFPEKDEDDDKPISILTKESSSKKPLKTKSPTKQPKGEQTPAKKRKTENGSAGGGKSAKLQKPETNAEPNAPISSVWTLSSDSESPSNSPIREALKGKSPKKGIKVEDQVATKKKSPNTNVIKKVDDSGNDGDADAAEEEIAEKNIEPRFSSSRLPLVLSEKVSRTKALVECDGESIDLSGDVGAVGRVVISDNPSGNHDMFFDLKGTIYKTAIVPSRTFCVVSFGQSEAKVEAIMNDFIQLTPQSNVYEAETMVEGTLEGYSFDSDDDADKVPKTVTNQTDQNEDGGEQSNIKPKSKKAEKASGVVRKQGKAAVGKPPKKPKKKTQAPKKSKTKK from the exons ATGAGTGATTCTCGAGAGGAGTCTCCAGATTGGTTGCGTGCTTTCGAG GCACCAACACGATCAGTTCTGACTTTATCTTCTGGTTCTGAGGCTTCCCCACATGGCAGTCCTTTGGCCGATGATAGGACGAATGACAAGGAACCATCTCCTGGTGAAACATCTCAGTTCCCAGAGAAAGACGAAGATGACGACAAACCTATTAGCATTCTTACCAAGGAGTCTTCATCGAAAAAGCCTTTGAAAACTAAGTCTCCGACCAAACAGCCAAAAGGAGAACAAACTCCTGCGAAAAAGAGGAAGACGGAGAATG GGAGTGCGGGTGGTGGGAAATCCGCGAAGCTACAGAAGCCTGAGACGAATGCTGAACCAAAT GCACCAATTAGTTCAGTTTGGACTCTGTCATCAGATTCGGAGTCTCCTTCTAATAGCCCAATTAGGGAGGCTCTGAAAGGGAAATCTCCCAAGAAAGGGATTAAAGTTGAGGATCAGGTAGCGACAAAGAAGAAAAGCCCAAACACCAATGTTATTAAAAAAG TTGATGATTCAGGAAATGATGGAGATGCAGATGCTGCAGAAGAAGAGATTGCTGAGAAGAATATTGAACCACGT TTCTCCTCCTCAAGGTTGCCTTTGGTTCTCTCAGAGAAAGTCAGTCGTACGAAG GCACTTGTTGAGTGTGATGGTGAATCCATAGATTTGAGTGGTGATGTGGGTGCTGTTGGGAGAGTAGTTATTTCAGATAACCCATCTGGAAATCATGATATGTTCTTTGATTTGAAAG GAACCATATACAAGACAGCCATAGTTCCTTCGAGGACCTTTTGTGTT GTTAGCTTTGGTCAGTCGGAAGCAAAG GTGGAGGCTATCATGAATGACTTTATTCAGCTGACTCCCCAATCGAATGTTTACGAGGCCGAAACCATGGTAGAAG GAACGCTGGAGGGATACTCATTTGATTCTGATGATGATGCTGACAAGGTGCCTAAAACCGTCACTAATCAAACTGATCAAAATGAGGATGGCGGGGAGCAATCTAACATAAAACCTAAATCGAAAAAAGCAGAAAAAGCATCA GGGGTAGTACGGAAACAAGGTAAAGCTGCAGTAGGAAAGCCCcccaagaaaccgaaaaagaaaaCTCAAGCTCCGAAGAAAAGCAAGACTAAAAAATGA
- the LOC131319912 gene encoding DNA-binding protein BIN4 isoform X2 has translation MSDSREESPDWLRAFEAPTRSVLTLSSGSEASPHGSPLADDRTNDKEPSPGETSQFPEKDEDDDKPISILTKESSSKKPLKTKSPTKQPKGEQTPAKKRKTENGSAGGGKSAKLQKPETNAEPNAPISSVWTLSSDSESPSNSPIREALKGKSPKKGIKVEDQVATKKKSPNTNVIKKGNDGDADAAEEEIAEKNIEPRFSSSRLPLVLSEKVSRTKALVECDGESIDLSGDVGAVGRVVISDNPSGNHDMFFDLKGTIYKTAIVPSRTFCVVSFGQSEAKVEAIMNDFIQLTPQSNVYEAETMVEGTLEGYSFDSDDDADKVPKTVTNQTDQNEDGGEQSNIKPKSKKAEKASGVVRKQGKAAVGKPPKKPKKKTQAPKKSKTKK, from the exons ATGAGTGATTCTCGAGAGGAGTCTCCAGATTGGTTGCGTGCTTTCGAG GCACCAACACGATCAGTTCTGACTTTATCTTCTGGTTCTGAGGCTTCCCCACATGGCAGTCCTTTGGCCGATGATAGGACGAATGACAAGGAACCATCTCCTGGTGAAACATCTCAGTTCCCAGAGAAAGACGAAGATGACGACAAACCTATTAGCATTCTTACCAAGGAGTCTTCATCGAAAAAGCCTTTGAAAACTAAGTCTCCGACCAAACAGCCAAAAGGAGAACAAACTCCTGCGAAAAAGAGGAAGACGGAGAATG GGAGTGCGGGTGGTGGGAAATCCGCGAAGCTACAGAAGCCTGAGACGAATGCTGAACCAAAT GCACCAATTAGTTCAGTTTGGACTCTGTCATCAGATTCGGAGTCTCCTTCTAATAGCCCAATTAGGGAGGCTCTGAAAGGGAAATCTCCCAAGAAAGGGATTAAAGTTGAGGATCAGGTAGCGACAAAGAAGAAAAGCCCAAACACCAATGTTATTAAAAAAG GAAATGATGGAGATGCAGATGCTGCAGAAGAAGAGATTGCTGAGAAGAATATTGAACCACGT TTCTCCTCCTCAAGGTTGCCTTTGGTTCTCTCAGAGAAAGTCAGTCGTACGAAG GCACTTGTTGAGTGTGATGGTGAATCCATAGATTTGAGTGGTGATGTGGGTGCTGTTGGGAGAGTAGTTATTTCAGATAACCCATCTGGAAATCATGATATGTTCTTTGATTTGAAAG GAACCATATACAAGACAGCCATAGTTCCTTCGAGGACCTTTTGTGTT GTTAGCTTTGGTCAGTCGGAAGCAAAG GTGGAGGCTATCATGAATGACTTTATTCAGCTGACTCCCCAATCGAATGTTTACGAGGCCGAAACCATGGTAGAAG GAACGCTGGAGGGATACTCATTTGATTCTGATGATGATGCTGACAAGGTGCCTAAAACCGTCACTAATCAAACTGATCAAAATGAGGATGGCGGGGAGCAATCTAACATAAAACCTAAATCGAAAAAAGCAGAAAAAGCATCA GGGGTAGTACGGAAACAAGGTAAAGCTGCAGTAGGAAAGCCCcccaagaaaccgaaaaagaaaaCTCAAGCTCCGAAGAAAAGCAAGACTAAAAAATGA
- the LOC131319913 gene encoding chloroplastic import inner membrane translocase subunit HP30-2, producing the protein MGDGKQGTAMVAEISPKGMMMSQLQNPNPIAHFQVKYKQLEDGFRVWLSKQSLPVEAAVVTATSAVQGAAIGAFMGTLTNDVSSSFAPPPNAALNPEAMASLKQAQALGGGPLAQARNFAVMTGVNAGISCVLKRIRGKEDVQSSMVAAFGSGAMFSLVSGMGGPNLAANAVTSGAFFALVQGGIFQIGQKFSKPPADDMFYEKTRSMLTNLGLQNYEKNFKRGLLTDNTLPLLNDSALRDVKIPPGPRLLILDHIQREHDLKGKRRGSG; encoded by the exons atgggggacGGAAAGCAAGGAACGGCGATGGTAGCAGAGATATCGCCAAAAGGCATGATGATGTCTCAACTCCAGAATCCCAACCCAATAGCCCACTTCCAAGTCAAGTACAAGCAACTGGAAGATGGGTTCAGGGTCTGGTTGTCCAAGCAGTCCTTGCCCGTCGAGGCCGCCGTCGTCACCGCCACCAGCGCCGTCCAGGGCGCCGCCATTGGGGCATTCATGGGTACCCTCACCAACGACGTCTCCTCGTCTTTTGCCCCTCCCCCAAATGCCGCCCTGAATCCGGAAGCCATGGCCTCTCTTAAGCAGGCCCAG GCCCTTGGAGGGGGTCCATTGGCACAAGCACGCAATTTTGCTGTCATGACCGGTGTCAACGCCGGTATCTCTTGTGTCTTGAAAAGAATAAGAGGGAAGGAGGATGTGCAATCCAG CATGGTAGCAGCTTTTGGTTCTGGAGCCATGTTTTCATTGGTTAGTGGCATGGGTGGCCCGAATCTGGCAGCTAATGCCGTGACATCTGGAGCCTTCTTTGCACTTGTTCAAGGTGGAATTTTCCAG ATAGGGCAGAAGTTTTCCAAACCACCAGCTGATGATATGTTCTATGAGAAAACGAGAAGCATGTTGACAAACCTTGGCCTCCAGAATTACGAGAAGAATTTTAAGAGAGGCTTGTTAACGGATAACACTCTGCCTCTGCTCAATGATAG TGCTCTTAGAGATGTGAAAATCCCTCCTGGTCCAAGGCTCCTCATTCTCGATCACATCCAGAG GGAGCATGATCTTAAAGGGAAACGACGTGGCAGTGGGTAA
- the LOC131319914 gene encoding protein RESPONSE TO LOW SULFUR 3-like yields the protein MAPTIAVAPTKPKPHRQPPHPAEEEEEEVLRKRNEELERELKRSMEREEKMRKELERTWERLRVAEEAEERLCSQLGELEAEAVDQARSYRARVLSMMDQLSAAQKLLQAASLSLPTNST from the coding sequence ATGGCTCCAACAATAGCGGTGGCACCGACGAAACCCAAGCCCCACCGCCAGCCACCGCAcccggcggaggaggaggaggaggaggtgttgAGAAAGAGGAACGAGGAGTTGGAGAGGGAGCTGAAGAGGAGcatggagagggaggagaagaTGAGGAAAGAGCTGGAGAGGACGTGGGAGCGGCTGCGGGTGGCGgaggaggccgaggagcggttGTGCTCCCAATTGGGCGAGCTCGAGGCCGAGGCCGTCGACCAGGCCCGGTCCTACCGGGCCCGCGTTCTGTCCATGATGGACCAGCTCTCCGCCGCCCAGAAGCTCCTCCAGGCcgcttctctttctctcccgaCTAATTCCACGTGA